In the Solanum pennellii chromosome 5, SPENNV200 genome, one interval contains:
- the LOC107019937 gene encoding cationic peroxidase 1-like, protein MANMSFLLVLVIVPFVLIGMSSAQLTSNFYNSSCPNVLSIIKTAVNSAIAKESRMGASLLRLHFHDCFVNGCDASVLLDDTSSFTGEKTANPNSGSLRGFDVIDTIKTQIESSCAGVVSCADILAVAARDSVVKLGGPSWTAVLGRRDSTTASLSNANSDIPAPTLNLSSLISSFSNKGFNTREMVALSGSHTIGQARCTTFRDRLHNETDINASFATSVKSKCPQSGSDNNVSPLDTTSPTTFDNIYYKNLRIQKGLLHSDQQLFSGGSTDSIVNTYSSNSATFLADFAKAMVKMGNLSPLTGTNGQIRKNCRKTN, encoded by the exons ATGGCTAACATGTCTTTTTTACTAGTACTAGTTATAGTCCCTTTTGTTCTAATTGGAATGAGCTCAGCTCAATTGACTTCCAATTTCTATAATTCTTCATGTCCAAATGTTCTTTCCATAATCAAAACAGCTGTCAATTCTGCTATCGCTAAGGAGTCTCGCATGGGAGCCTCTTTGCTTCGTCTTCATTTTCACGATTGCTTTGTTAAT GGTTGTGATGCATCTGTGTTATTAGATGATACATCAAGTTTTACTGGAGAGAAGACGGCTAATCCCAATAGTGGATCTTTAAGGGGATTCGATGTGATTGACACTATCAAAACTCAAATCGAATCGTCATGTGCTGGTGTCGTATCTTGTGCTGATATTTTAGCTGTCGCAGCTAGAGATTCTGTTGTTAAA ctTGGTGGACCTAGTTGGACTGCAGTACTTGGAAGAAGAGACTCAACAACTGCAAGTTTGAGTAACGCAAATAGTGACATTCCTGCACCAACTTTGAACTTAAGCAGtcttatttcttctttctctAACAAAGGTTTCAATACCAGAGAAATGGTCGCTCTCTCag GGTCTCACACGATAGGACAAGCAAGGTGCACTACTTTTCGCGATCGTCTGCACAATGAAACTGATATAAATGCTTCATTTGCAACATCGGTTAAATCGAAATGTCCACAAAGCGGAAGTGACAATAACGTCTCTCCATTAGACACTACAAGCCCAACTACATTTGATAATATTTACTATAAGAATCTGCGAATTCAAAAGGGTCTTCTTCATTCTGACCAACAACTTTTTAGCGGAGGCTCAACAGACTCTATAGTTAACACTTATAGTTCAAATTCAGCCACTTTCTTAGCTGATTTTGCAAAAGCTATGGTGAAAATGGGTAATCTTAGCCCACTTACTGGAACCAACGGCCAAATTCGTAAAAATTGCAGGAAGACCAATTAA